The Nocardia sp. NBC_01329 sequence ATGAAGTCGTATGCGAATCTGTTCCGGTGACTGCTGACGGCCGTACGGCGCTCTGTGTTCTCGGGACTGGTTTGATCGGCGGTTCGCTGCTGCGTGCGGCGACCGCGGCCGGTTGGCCCGCCTGGGGATACAACCGCTCGGCACCGGGCGTGGCGGCGGCCCTGACCTCGGGTTTCGATGTCGGCGACGACCTCCCGGCCGTGCTGCGCCGGGCCGCGGAAAGCGACGCGCTCGTCGTGGTCGCCGTACCGATGCCGGCAGTCAACACGATGCTGGACGCGATCGCCGAGCACGCACCGGAATGCGCGCTGACCGATGTGGTGAGTGTGAAGGCCCCTGTCGCCGCGGCCGTCCGCCGGTACGGGCTGGAGGCTCGTTACGTCGGCGGGCATCCAATGGCCGGTACCGCCGAATCGGGCTGGCAGGCAACCGATCCGGAACTGTTCCGCGGGGCGGCCTGGGCGGTCGGGGTGGATCCGGGAACGGATGCCGCCACCTGGACACGGGTGACACGACTTGCCCTGGACTGCGGCGCCGTGGCCGTACCGGTCATCGCCTCCGAACACGATCGCGCCGTGGCCCGGATCTCGCATCTACCGCACGTCCTCGCCGAAGCCCTGGCGGTGGCGGGCGCACGCGGCGGGGACCTCGCGCTGGGATTGGCGGCGGGATCGTTCCGCGACGGCACCCGGGTCGCGGGGACCGCACCCGATCTGGTGCGTGCGATCTGCGAACCCAACTCCGACGCGTTGCTCGCGGTACTGGACGAGACCCTGACCGCGCTGCACGAGACCAGGGAGTCCCTGAGCGCCGAAACCTCGCTCGCCGACCTCACCGCGGCCGGTCACGCCGCCCGGCGACGCTACGAATCGGCGGCACGCTGGGAGATCACCGGAACCGTCCCCGGCGCGGAGGGCTGGCTGGAGACACTGCAGGAGGCCGGGCGGGCGGGCGGAGTCATCACCCGGCTCGCCCCCGCGGCCGACTGATCCGTGCTCAGACCCGCTCGGCCAAGCCCGGGTAATCGAGGACGAATCCGTCCGGATCGACGGTCAGGGTCGCGCTGGACACCGGCGAGAGAACGCTGATCCCGTCCCCGGCGCTGCTGTATGTGAGGTCGGCTTCCTGCACCGTCAACTCCGGCAACCGCACGTAGACCACCGGTACCTGCACATCCTCCATGGCGTGCTGTAGGCCGAACCGGCGGATGGGCAGGGTATTGAAGAAGGGGCTCAGCACCACATCCGCGTCCAGCGCACCACCGAACGTGGACCGGATATGGGTGCCGGTGGCGTCGACGAGCCAGTAGTTCTCCTCGTCGCGAGCGAGGGAGGCATGCCGTTCCCCGGCGGCGGTGGTAGTGCTCAGCGACAGCCGCCTGGTCGCACCGTTCTCGTCGGTGACCAGGTCATAGGAGGCGCTGAACGCACTGTGCTCTCCGCAACCGCCACCGATGATGCGGCCGCTGGCCCGGATCCGGTTGCCGTTGAGCGTTACGCGAACCGATTCCATCCGCGAGCCGTCGTGCGCACGCCAGGTCAGCACGGCGGGCCACCGCCCGGGCGCCGGCGTCACGGCCGGCCCGGGGGTTACGTCGCTCGATTGCGTCACGTGTCCACCGTACGCAACACCGGGGGCCGCCGCGCCCAGGCACGACCCGATGCCCGCCCGAACCTCGAATCCCCGATACCGGTCCGCAGTCGCGTGACTCGCGATTTCTGGCGGAGACGGAGGGATTTGAACCCCCGGTCGCTCTCACGACTCTCGCTTTCAAGGCGAGTGCATTCGGCCGCTCTGCCACGTCTCCAGGGCCTCGATGGTAACCGATGCGACCGGTAGCGACCGAAATCCGGCGACCGGGCCGCCCGAGGGCCCGGCCGCGCGCTCACCGCGGGACGGCGAGCAGGTCGCGATCGATCGCGGCGAGATCGGCGCAGCCGGAAAGTCCCATAGCGGAATCGAAATCGGCCAGCAGCAGGCGCAATGCGTGGCGTACCCCCGCACTACCGGCGACACCCAGGGCGTAGGCCCAAGGACGGCCGTAGCACACGGCTTTGGCACCGAGGGCGAGGGCGACCATGACGTCGGAGCCCGTGCGGACACCGGAATCGAACAGCACATCGGCCCGGTCCCCGACCGCCCCGACCACCGAGCTCAGCGCGTCCAGCGCGGCGATCGAATTGTCGACCTGCCGGCCCCCATGGTTGCTCACCAGCACCGCGTCCGCGCCGGAGTCCACTACCAGCCGGGCATCGTCGGGGTGCAGCACACCCTTCACCGCTATCGGCAGATCGGTCCATTCCCGCAGTTTCGCCAGGTCCGCCGGGCGCAGGTTGTGGTTACCGAACAGTCCCACCCAGGTGAGGATCGCCATCCGCATGGCATCCTCGCTCTCCTCCGGCGGCGCGGGGAGCTTCGCCCGGAACACCGGGTCGGACAGATAGTTGGCGATGCCCTTGCCGAGCAGGAAGGGCAGATGGCCGAGTTCGAGGTCGCGCGGCCGCCAGCCCAACGCGGGGGTGTCCACCGTGACCACGATGGCTTTCGCCCCCGCCCGCTGCGCGCGCTGGACGAACGAGCGGGCGAGTTCGTCGTCGGCGGGCCAGTACAGCTGATACCACCAGTCGCCGGCGACCTCCCCGACCTCTTCGATGGTGGACGAGGACGCGGTGGACAGGATGGTGCCCACACCGAGTTCTCCGGCGACCTGCGCCACGACCACCTCGCCCCTCTCGTGCAGCAGTTCCAGCACCCCGACCGGGGCGGTCAGCACGGGAGCAGCCAGTTTGGTGCCGAGCACCTCGACAGAGGTGTCGCGCGCGCCCGGGCCACTGGTGCCTCGCAACATCCGGGGCACGATGCGGTACCGCTCGAACGCGGCAGTGTTGGCGGCAGCCGTGCGTTCGGCGGAGGCGCTACCTGCCACGTAGGCGTACGCACGGTCGTCGAGCAACTCCCGGGCCCGATCCGCGAAACCGTCCGCGGTCATCGGCAGCTCGGGTACCGATCCACCCATTCCCCGGAGGTAGATCTCATTCTGGAAGTCGATGAAGCTGCTCACGAACGCTCACGCTAGCCCTGTCCGGCGCTGTGAGCACTCCCTCGGATGTGCCCGTGATCGTGTCGGGCGCGCTCAGTCGTCGTCGAACGACCGCTGATAGTCGGTCTCGCCCCATGCGTTCCACAGGATCGGATGCGCGCCCGGACCGCAGTCCTCGGCCCACTCGATCGTCGATTCGCCGCGCATCCGTTCCGCCTGCCGGTAGAGAATGCGCAGGTTGGTGCACAAACCCGCCATTCCGGCGGTGGCAGCGCCCACGTCGGTATTGGTACATTCCACCTCGACCCGGCTGTCGACGGGAACTGCCGCGCAGTGCACGATTCCCGGCGGTGCCGCCTGCGCCGGACCGGCTCCGATCACCGATATGCCCGCTACCGCGACACCGGTGAAAATCGCGCCCAGGGTAGAAAAGCGTTTGTTCCAGGTGACTCCCGGCATATGAACTTCTCCTCGTCGGGCGGCAATCCAATTCGTGAGGCACTCT is a genomic window containing:
- a CDS encoding prephenate dehydrogenase, whose product is MTADGRTALCVLGTGLIGGSLLRAATAAGWPAWGYNRSAPGVAAALTSGFDVGDDLPAVLRRAAESDALVVVAVPMPAVNTMLDAIAEHAPECALTDVVSVKAPVAAAVRRYGLEARYVGGHPMAGTAESGWQATDPELFRGAAWAVGVDPGTDAATWTRVTRLALDCGAVAVPVIASEHDRAVARISHLPHVLAEALAVAGARGGDLALGLAAGSFRDGTRVAGTAPDLVRAICEPNSDALLAVLDETLTALHETRESLSAETSLADLTAAGHAARRRYESAARWEITGTVPGAEGWLETLQEAGRAGGVITRLAPAAD
- a CDS encoding putative glycolipid-binding domain-containing protein, which gives rise to MESVRVTLNGNRIRASGRIIGGGCGEHSAFSASYDLVTDENGATRRLSLSTTTAAGERHASLARDEENYWLVDATGTHIRSTFGGALDADVVLSPFFNTLPIRRFGLQHAMEDVQVPVVYVRLPELTVQEADLTYSSAGDGISVLSPVSSATLTVDPDGFVLDYPGLAERV
- a CDS encoding alpha-hydroxy-acid oxidizing protein, coding for MSSFIDFQNEIYLRGMGGSVPELPMTADGFADRARELLDDRAYAYVAGSASAERTAAANTAAFERYRIVPRMLRGTSGPGARDTSVEVLGTKLAAPVLTAPVGVLELLHERGEVVVAQVAGELGVGTILSTASSSTIEEVGEVAGDWWYQLYWPADDELARSFVQRAQRAGAKAIVVTVDTPALGWRPRDLELGHLPFLLGKGIANYLSDPVFRAKLPAPPEESEDAMRMAILTWVGLFGNHNLRPADLAKLREWTDLPIAVKGVLHPDDARLVVDSGADAVLVSNHGGRQVDNSIAALDALSSVVGAVGDRADVLFDSGVRTGSDVMVALALGAKAVCYGRPWAYALGVAGSAGVRHALRLLLADFDSAMGLSGCADLAAIDRDLLAVPR